From the Bacteroidales bacterium genome, one window contains:
- a CDS encoding YgjV family protein, which yields MESNTLIELIGYTASVILVISMMMSSFVKLRIVNLVGAFLFSVYGFIIGSYPVGFLNGLIVIINIYQVYRLKNQNKELKIIQLPVDSEYVKSFVKHYKKEIKHYYPDFEFETNALDTCIAILRNMNIAAIILGKRDENQWLNIKLDFVVPQYRDTKVGQHLFVLNKQYFKDKGFSKIIIAGKNRQREQYLREVGFLSIDNDKFELKL from the coding sequence ATGGAATCGAATACCTTAATAGAACTAATAGGATACACTGCTTCTGTAATACTGGTTATCAGTATGATGATGAGTTCATTTGTAAAGCTGAGAATTGTAAATTTGGTAGGAGCATTTTTATTCTCAGTGTATGGATTTATTATTGGTTCCTACCCGGTTGGATTTTTAAATGGATTGATAGTCATTATTAATATTTATCAAGTTTACAGACTTAAAAACCAAAACAAAGAACTCAAAATTATACAACTACCTGTCGATAGTGAGTATGTAAAAAGCTTTGTTAAGCATTACAAGAAGGAGATAAAACACTATTATCCTGATTTTGAGTTCGAAACAAATGCATTAGACACGTGTATTGCCATACTTAGGAATATGAATATTGCAGCCATAATACTTGGAAAGAGAGACGAAAACCAATGGCTAAACATAAAGCTGGATTTTGTTGTTCCACAGTATCGTGATACTAAAGTAGGACAACATCTTTTTGTGTTAAATAAGCAATATTTTAAAGATAAAGGTTTTTCTAAGATTATTATTGCAGGGAAAAATAGACAACGTGAGCAATACTTACGTGAAGTCGGATTTTTATCTATCGATAATGATAAGTTTGAACTGAAACTATAA
- a CDS encoding DUF1987 domain-containing protein gives MESLIIEQTDTSPRVVFDPGKQTYEIIGRSFPEDPYSFFEPILEYIEKVFPAIDHPVRLIINTEYFNSASSRYILIVFRKLAEFYAAGKSIKVVWQYYDEDLYSDGMLYQNLVKLPFEFVFVDS, from the coding sequence ATGGAAAGTTTAATTATTGAACAAACTGATACGTCACCTAGAGTAGTGTTTGATCCGGGGAAACAAACCTACGAGATTATAGGACGTTCGTTTCCTGAAGACCCCTATTCGTTTTTTGAACCCATTCTTGAATATATAGAAAAAGTATTTCCAGCAATTGATCATCCTGTGAGATTAATAATAAATACAGAATATTTTAATTCAGCTTCAAGTCGTTACATACTAATTGTTTTTAGGAAACTAGCCGAATTTTATGCTGCAGGCAAGTCGATAAAAGTAGTATGGCAATATTATGATGAAGATCTTTACTCAGACGGCATGTTGTATCAAAATTTAGTAAAATTACCATTTGAGTTCGTTTTTGTTGATAGTTAG
- a CDS encoding tetratricopeptide repeat protein — translation MDFDPGFWEDKAINLVFRFEKMLKSNKEEYFDIDDFIDIIDTYLSLNKVDAAEKAVDIAIKFHPLSVDIITLKAEVHIKKNELNKAFKILKFAQTLNEDSIDLILTWGFYYHKCRQDQRAKMFFERAISKSTGDDLKDTLLFIARFYGEEKELQQSIEYLNRLYDIDTENLDVIFELASLYYEVDEYESALWMIDLGLDIDPLDFLFWQLKGDVSQSLNQIPEAIDAYENALAIEPGNYFAFYGLSNLYFLQKEYKKSLEVNKLYTDDFFEDEYIYYNNGCCYYEMGEYDRAIENFKKSMTYDPNSDPYLTWLGLGKTYYKLKDYKESYKYLKKTLDKNQDLEYAWLYLGYVQLELRRYSGAARSFEKAALCNPKNDEAWDCYFKTTYNFLGIDKAYKVICKIIEKNPGKPEYILFKTACLIELNRINEAEQELRIAITKKAPFEDFFIFYPKIKNLENFMQIIKH, via the coding sequence ATGGATTTTGATCCTGGGTTTTGGGAAGATAAAGCTATCAATCTCGTGTTTAGGTTTGAAAAAATGTTAAAATCAAACAAGGAGGAGTATTTTGATATTGACGACTTTATTGATATAATCGACACTTATTTAAGCTTAAACAAGGTTGATGCGGCAGAGAAAGCTGTTGATATTGCAATAAAATTCCATCCACTATCTGTCGATATAATAACATTGAAGGCAGAAGTACACATAAAGAAAAATGAATTAAATAAAGCATTCAAAATCCTAAAGTTTGCTCAAACGCTCAATGAAGACTCTATTGACTTGATTTTGACTTGGGGCTTCTATTATCATAAATGCCGACAAGATCAAAGGGCTAAAATGTTTTTCGAGAGAGCAATATCCAAATCCACCGGCGATGATTTAAAAGATACTTTGCTATTTATAGCGCGCTTTTATGGTGAAGAGAAAGAGTTACAACAATCAATAGAGTATTTAAATCGTCTGTATGATATAGATACAGAAAACTTAGATGTGATTTTTGAGCTGGCTAGTCTTTATTATGAAGTAGATGAATATGAGTCAGCACTATGGATGATTGATTTGGGACTGGATATTGACCCGTTAGATTTTCTGTTTTGGCAACTTAAAGGGGATGTTTCCCAATCTTTAAACCAAATTCCCGAAGCTATTGATGCCTACGAAAATGCGCTTGCAATAGAACCAGGTAACTATTTTGCATTTTACGGATTGTCGAACTTATATTTTTTACAAAAAGAGTATAAAAAATCGCTTGAGGTAAATAAGCTGTACACTGACGATTTTTTTGAAGACGAATATATCTATTATAATAACGGCTGTTGCTATTATGAAATGGGCGAATATGACAGAGCAATTGAGAATTTCAAAAAATCAATGACTTATGACCCAAATTCTGACCCATATTTGACTTGGCTTGGATTAGGGAAAACCTATTATAAACTTAAGGATTACAAGGAGAGTTATAAATATCTTAAAAAAACTCTTGACAAGAATCAAGATTTAGAATACGCATGGCTCTATTTAGGATACGTTCAGTTAGAACTTAGGCGTTATTCTGGTGCCGCTCGTTCATTTGAGAAAGCAGCATTATGTAATCCGAAAAATGATGAAGCATGGGACTGTTATTTTAAAACCACTTACAATTTCCTGGGAATAGATAAAGCCTACAAGGTTATTTGTAAAATAATAGAAAAGAATCCTGGTAAACCTGAATATATTTTGTTTAAAACTGCCTGTTTGATAGAGCTAAACCGAATTAACGAAGCAGAACAAGAGCTACGTATAGCAATAACAAAAAAAGCACCGTTTGAAGATTTTTTTATATTTTACCCCAAAATAAAGAACCTTGAAAATTTTATGCAGATCATAAAACATTAA
- a CDS encoding SpoIIE family protein phosphatase yields the protein MKILLLLYVLAVALSSVVNGQINKYGLSELQNYTIKEYEGEEQNWSVVQDKRGVYYIGKTSEGIMEFDGTNWTKIPVPNTSMIRALAVGNDGMVYVGAIGEIGRLKPDKNGTLYYESLLPYFRDTIVRNNFIADVWKVYNYKNQILFSTRQQLAFFDGDSVSAIEMGGSRSTGNFMTFVADDDIYIGSFTKGLHKLVGDTIEVVPNSEILREKNIFAIVEYDKDTLLIATAWSEFYLFDPQNNVFKPWTLKGNLVNYINEKEAMFYSGIKMANGNFAFGYVVGGKCSYIEVNKKGEVLSLLNTELGLNDESVTSLFQESSEFSDKPILWLTLNNGIANLDVSSQIKKFDEINGLNGMILDIIDFEGRIYVATMSGLFASTVDELGVLTFRQIDDITALTWTLLDFKDPKTGKNILLAGTGGRDGVYEVKGYRAKRIFKDTQRHMPALITKKLIQSKKQPNRVYIALEGGFTWMDYVNGSWITTNIAFNHQVLRGDFRSIGEDNDGNVWIGSYLKGVYKFEEFNISDTLNLYSTERGLPSYCGQLIVDFDDKVYFGADDGMYEYDKEKDLMVQTNDFGGLLKDRHIHRIVKTPYGYAIAEASEEQKVVEIISKKDGEWITNGYPFKIIPNVTADALYVQDSLLYIGASTTLYVYNLNDTLDYTRLSKSKKSYDVILRKVFAGDSLLYGGAFYKQTEDGKLRIVDKQLEHNIPQIEYVNNSLNIEWSALWFLQPEKTQYSYKLEGYRDQWSNWSSEHKKDFTNLNEGYYTFYVKARNVYGVESNVAQFSFNILPPWYRTIYAYLGYVLILLLVVIAIVKIYTRRLIAEKERLERIVAERTAEVVAQKEEIEAQSEKIFQQNEHIKSSINYASKIQNAVLPPSEVITRVFGDYFILYLPRDIVSGDFYWVAEIRGLKYCAVADCTGHGVPGGFMSMMGISFLNQIIGQDITLNAGEILDHLRDNIIRSLHQTGKVGENKDGMDIALYIIDPKTNVCQFAGANNPLVLIRDNEAIVYKPDKMPVGIHVKENDPFENQEIILEDGDVIYTFSDGYVDQFGGPDKRKFMSKRFRELLVEIHKEPMEEQHRILDQTLLDWHEGIDRIDDVVVMGYRHKINGTS from the coding sequence ATGAAAATATTACTACTTTTATATGTTCTTGCAGTAGCTTTATCTAGCGTTGTTAATGGACAAATTAACAAGTATGGTCTGTCTGAGCTTCAAAACTACACTATTAAAGAGTATGAAGGTGAAGAGCAAAACTGGTCAGTAGTTCAGGATAAAAGAGGAGTTTATTACATAGGGAAAACATCTGAGGGTATCATGGAGTTTGATGGAACTAACTGGACAAAGATACCCGTACCTAACACGTCAATGATAAGAGCACTTGCAGTCGGAAACGACGGAATGGTTTATGTTGGAGCAATAGGAGAAATAGGAAGATTAAAACCAGATAAAAACGGTACACTCTATTATGAATCATTGTTACCATATTTCAGAGATACGATTGTTAGAAACAACTTTATTGCAGATGTCTGGAAAGTATATAATTACAAAAACCAGATACTATTTTCTACACGACAGCAATTAGCGTTCTTTGATGGCGATTCTGTATCGGCAATTGAGATGGGAGGATCACGTAGTACCGGAAATTTTATGACTTTTGTTGCTGATGACGACATATATATTGGAAGCTTTACAAAAGGATTACATAAATTAGTTGGCGATACAATAGAAGTTGTACCAAATTCCGAGATACTTAGAGAAAAAAACATTTTTGCAATAGTAGAATATGATAAGGACACTTTGCTTATAGCAACAGCCTGGAGCGAGTTTTATTTATTTGACCCCCAAAATAATGTTTTTAAACCCTGGACACTAAAAGGTAATTTGGTTAATTATATAAACGAAAAAGAAGCCATGTTTTATAGCGGTATAAAAATGGCTAACGGTAATTTTGCATTCGGCTACGTTGTTGGAGGCAAATGTAGTTATATCGAAGTGAATAAAAAAGGCGAAGTGCTAAGCCTCTTAAACACCGAGCTTGGGCTTAATGACGAAAGTGTTACATCTCTTTTTCAAGAATCGTCGGAGTTTAGTGACAAACCAATACTATGGCTCACATTAAACAATGGCATTGCAAACCTTGATGTTAGTTCTCAGATAAAAAAGTTTGACGAAATAAACGGACTTAACGGAATGATACTAGATATCATTGATTTTGAGGGACGGATTTATGTGGCAACAATGTCTGGTTTATTTGCAAGCACAGTTGACGAACTTGGAGTGCTGACATTCAGGCAGATAGATGATATTACAGCTTTAACGTGGACATTGTTAGATTTTAAAGACCCAAAAACTGGAAAGAACATTCTTTTGGCTGGAACGGGAGGACGTGATGGAGTGTATGAAGTGAAAGGATATAGAGCTAAACGCATTTTCAAAGATACACAAAGACACATGCCAGCGTTGATAACAAAGAAATTAATTCAATCTAAAAAACAACCAAACAGAGTATATATTGCCCTTGAAGGCGGGTTTACATGGATGGATTATGTTAATGGAAGTTGGATTACAACCAATATAGCTTTTAATCATCAAGTTTTACGAGGTGACTTTAGAAGTATAGGCGAAGATAATGACGGAAATGTTTGGATTGGAAGCTATTTAAAAGGAGTGTATAAGTTTGAAGAGTTCAATATAAGTGATACTCTGAATCTTTATTCAACAGAACGAGGATTACCCTCATATTGTGGTCAGTTGATAGTTGATTTTGACGATAAGGTTTACTTCGGTGCCGATGACGGAATGTACGAATATGATAAAGAGAAAGACCTGATGGTACAAACCAATGATTTTGGAGGATTGTTAAAAGATCGTCATATCCACAGGATTGTTAAAACTCCTTATGGTTATGCAATAGCAGAAGCATCTGAAGAACAAAAGGTTGTTGAAATAATTAGCAAAAAAGATGGAGAGTGGATTACTAATGGCTATCCATTCAAGATTATTCCAAACGTAACTGCTGACGCTTTGTATGTTCAAGATTCGTTGTTGTATATTGGAGCATCAACAACATTATACGTATACAATCTCAATGACACCCTTGATTACACGCGTTTAAGCAAGTCAAAGAAATCATACGATGTAATACTTAGAAAAGTTTTTGCAGGTGACAGCCTGTTATATGGTGGAGCATTTTACAAACAAACTGAAGATGGTAAGTTGAGAATCGTTGATAAACAGTTGGAGCATAACATTCCACAGATTGAGTATGTCAACAATAGTTTGAATATTGAGTGGTCGGCATTGTGGTTCTTACAGCCGGAAAAAACACAATACAGCTATAAGCTTGAGGGGTATAGAGATCAATGGTCAAATTGGAGTTCAGAGCACAAAAAAGATTTTACTAACCTTAACGAGGGATATTATACTTTTTACGTAAAGGCAAGAAATGTTTATGGTGTTGAAAGTAACGTAGCTCAATTTTCTTTTAATATACTACCACCTTGGTATAGAACAATATACGCGTATTTGGGTTATGTTTTAATACTGCTTTTAGTTGTTATTGCAATTGTTAAAATATACACTCGAAGGCTTATAGCTGAAAAAGAACGATTGGAAAGAATCGTTGCAGAAAGAACTGCCGAAGTTGTAGCACAAAAAGAAGAAATAGAGGCTCAAAGCGAGAAAATTTTCCAACAAAACGAACATATAAAAAGTAGTATTAATTACGCAAGTAAAATTCAGAATGCTGTTTTACCACCATCTGAAGTTATTACACGCGTTTTTGGTGATTACTTCATACTATATTTGCCACGAGATATAGTTAGCGGTGATTTTTATTGGGTTGCGGAAATTAGAGGACTAAAATATTGTGCAGTTGCAGACTGTACAGGTCACGGTGTACCAGGAGGATTTATGAGCATGATGGGAATATCATTTTTAAACCAGATTATCGGTCAGGATATAACCCTTAACGCAGGAGAAATTTTGGATCATTTAAGAGATAATATTATTCGTTCTCTTCACCAAACAGGCAAAGTAGGAGAAAACAAAGATGGTATGGACATCGCGCTTTACATTATTGACCCCAAAACAAATGTTTGCCAATTTGCAGGAGCCAATAACCCACTAGTTCTTATAAGAGACAATGAAGCAATTGTATATAAACCAGATAAGATGCCGGTAGGTATTCACGTAAAAGAAAATGATCCATTTGAAAATCAAGAAATAATTCTTGAGGATGGAGATGTTATTTATACATTCTCAGACGGATACGTTGATCAATTTGGAGGTCCCGATAAAAGGAAATTTATGAGCAAACGATTTAGAGAGCTATTAGTCGAGATTCATAAAGAACCTATGGAAGAACAACATAGAATTCTCGATCAAACTTTACTAGATTGGCACGAAGGAATTGATAGAATTGATGACGTTGTTGTGATGGGATATAGACATAAAATAAACGGTACGAGTTAA
- a CDS encoding SAM-dependent methyltransferase, with product MRTNTVCTNGHFVCDECSRRDVYDMIISECLNYDGINPIELANKIMSSNIVKTHGPEHHLIVPAVMLSVYLNYKKQSELKNEMLDDAKNRALKIHDGICATHGVCGGAIGVGLFFSIILEVNELDIQNYSYINSATASTLINVAKYGGPRCCKRSTYFGILQIRNFLADDFDIKLPLPDSVKCTFFPENIECTKENCLFY from the coding sequence GTGAGAACAAACACAGTCTGCACAAATGGACACTTTGTTTGTGATGAATGCTCAAGACGTGATGTTTATGACATGATTATTAGCGAGTGTTTGAATTATGATGGAATTAACCCAATAGAGTTAGCAAACAAAATAATGAGTTCAAATATTGTAAAAACACACGGACCCGAACATCATTTAATAGTACCAGCCGTTATGCTAAGCGTATATTTGAACTATAAAAAACAGTCTGAATTAAAAAATGAGATGCTCGATGATGCAAAAAACCGTGCATTGAAAATACATGATGGCATTTGCGCAACACATGGAGTATGTGGAGGAGCAATAGGGGTAGGTTTGTTTTTTAGTATTATACTAGAAGTTAATGAGTTAGATATACAAAACTATTCATACATAAATAGTGCTACAGCCAGTACGTTAATTAATGTAGCAAAGTATGGAGGTCCGAGGTGTTGTAAACGAAGTACATATTTTGGAATACTGCAAATCAGGAATTTTTTAGCAGACGATTTTGATATCAAGCTTCCACTACCCGATAGTGTAAAGTGTACATTTTTTCCTGAAAATATAGAATGTACCAAAGAAAATTGCCTTTTTTATTAA
- a CDS encoding alpha/beta fold hydrolase: MAYKVFGQGKPIVVIHGLYGMSDNWLPFAKRMQNRYKVYLVDVRNHGLSSHSETHTYEDICSDISLFLKNHNIEKAILMGHSMGGKAAMLFALQNPGKILSLIIVDIAPVNYQSKMYDKRIYNHSDIIKAMLKLEVDKIKNRTEAEVLLNRSVGDIRTTRFLLKNLIKTEEGYKWRLNLKTLQSSLINIVSGFDSKNLEPATLFPVLILKGSNSGFVTFEGEDAIRRYFPLAKIVTIEGAGHWLHAEKPDDFFEAVNAFLKNNLINHI, translated from the coding sequence ATGGCTTATAAAGTTTTTGGTCAAGGGAAACCTATCGTCGTTATACATGGCTTGTATGGAATGTCTGATAATTGGTTGCCCTTTGCTAAAAGAATGCAAAACCGATACAAAGTATATTTGGTTGATGTAAGAAACCACGGTTTATCGTCTCATTCCGAAACACATACATACGAAGATATATGTTCAGACATATCACTCTTTCTAAAAAACCACAACATTGAAAAGGCAATATTAATGGGTCATTCAATGGGAGGGAAGGCAGCAATGTTATTTGCCTTGCAAAATCCTGGAAAAATATTGTCTCTTATTATCGTTGATATTGCTCCTGTAAATTATCAGAGTAAAATGTATGATAAACGGATATATAATCATTCGGATATTATAAAAGCGATGTTAAAATTAGAGGTTGACAAAATTAAAAATCGAACAGAAGCGGAAGTTTTATTAAATAGGAGTGTTGGAGATATTCGCACAACACGTTTTTTGCTTAAAAATCTGATCAAAACTGAAGAAGGCTACAAATGGCGTTTAAATCTTAAAACTCTGCAAAGTTCCTTGATAAATATCGTATCCGGATTTGATTCAAAAAACCTTGAGCCTGCGACGTTATTCCCAGTTTTAATACTGAAAGGCTCAAACAGTGGTTTTGTGACATTCGAAGGAGAAGATGCTATCCGTAGGTATTTTCCGTTAGCAAAAATTGTCACAATTGAGGGTGCAGGACATTGGCTACATGCCGAAAAGCCTGATGATTTTTTCGAAGCTGTAAACGCATTTTTAAAGAACAATCTCATCAATCATATATAA
- a CDS encoding pyridoxal-phosphate dependent enzyme produces MTPTNKFHFRCLKCNYIIKDFKEWFSHNQMCPKCKHKFVFTEYKQNISNVKALIEDKTYKQNDFWRYFDFLPLNNKENIVTSEEGAIPVEEWKFLADYAKKQYGIDIEVFAYRNDLNNGTGTFKDVAASVAASVLKENGIKEYCIASTGNIANAYAHYFAKAGISLSVFIPQDALVANEAEVSSYAQRIYRVNGDYAMAKNVAAQFNEKYKILISGGNIDPMRVEAKKTMVFEWLRLMKKMPTVYVQALSGGTGPIAIDKAYHDLKETGVLGDLPRFIMVQPDRCAPMTAGYREAKSKGFPQGWLQQYPIIENPVTAVPTLATGNPGTYPIIANLVHKSNGDILEFSEKNIIDVARLIAYETHVRIGPASCIGVGGFFEALYHNNIKNGDVVLINIGEGVRRAPELMEELIYTTKHISSIDECERFSRDSYRTQLWKPFYEYDKIAIKNI; encoded by the coding sequence ATGACACCAACAAACAAGTTTCACTTCAGATGCCTTAAATGTAACTACATTATTAAAGATTTTAAAGAGTGGTTTAGCCACAACCAAATGTGTCCTAAGTGTAAACATAAATTTGTATTCACTGAATACAAACAGAATATTAGCAATGTAAAGGCTCTTATAGAAGATAAAACATATAAACAGAATGACTTTTGGCGTTATTTTGACTTCTTACCACTTAATAACAAAGAGAACATAGTAACATCAGAAGAGGGAGCCATTCCCGTTGAAGAGTGGAAGTTTTTAGCAGATTATGCAAAAAAACAGTATGGGATCGATATCGAGGTTTTTGCTTATAGAAACGACCTGAATAACGGAACAGGAACATTTAAAGATGTTGCAGCATCAGTTGCAGCGAGCGTGTTAAAAGAAAACGGAATTAAGGAGTACTGTATTGCAAGTACTGGAAATATTGCAAACGCCTATGCTCATTATTTTGCAAAAGCTGGCATATCATTATCTGTATTTATTCCTCAAGATGCGTTGGTGGCTAATGAAGCAGAGGTAAGTAGCTATGCACAACGTATTTATAGAGTCAATGGCGATTATGCGATGGCTAAAAATGTTGCAGCCCAATTTAACGAAAAATACAAAATTCTGATTTCAGGAGGGAATATTGACCCAATGCGCGTCGAAGCCAAGAAAACAATGGTTTTCGAATGGTTAAGACTGATGAAAAAGATGCCAACAGTATATGTTCAGGCATTAAGTGGTGGCACAGGACCAATTGCAATTGATAAAGCATATCACGATTTAAAAGAGACGGGTGTATTAGGAGATTTGCCACGTTTTATTATGGTTCAACCAGACCGATGCGCTCCAATGACAGCTGGATACCGTGAAGCTAAATCAAAAGGGTTTCCACAAGGTTGGTTGCAACAATATCCAATTATTGAGAATCCCGTAACTGCTGTACCAACCCTTGCAACAGGAAATCCGGGTACATATCCTATTATTGCAAACTTAGTACACAAGTCTAATGGCGATATTTTAGAGTTTTCAGAAAAAAATATCATTGATGTTGCACGATTAATAGCTTATGAAACTCACGTGCGTATAGGACCGGCTTCGTGTATCGGAGTAGGCGGATTTTTTGAAGCACTATATCACAATAATATCAAGAATGGTGATGTGGTCTTAATAAATATAGGAGAGGGAGTTAGACGTGCCCCTGAGCTTATGGAAGAGTTGATTTACACAACAAAACACATCAGCTCTATTGACGAATGTGAACGCTTTAGTCGTGATTCGTACAGAACACAGCTCTGGAAACCATTTTATGAATATGACAAAATAGCAATTAAAAACATCTAA
- a CDS encoding aminotransferase class I/II-fold pyridoxal phosphate-dependent enzyme → MDIFEKVKADRGPIGQYQKQGHGYFAFPKLEGPIQPRMIFNGKEVLTWSLNNYLGLANHPEVRKADADAAEKFGMAYPMGARMMSGQTKYHEELERKLAKFVGKEDAFLLNYGYQGMVSIIDSMVDRNDVIVYDSESHACILDGMRLHIGKRFVFPHNDMSSLRKQLERATKLVENTNGGILVITEGVFGMAGDLGNLKEIVALKKDFKFRLLVDDAHGFGTMGKTGAGAGEHYGVQDEIDLYFATFAKSMAGIGAFIAAEKDIVDYLRYNMRSQTFAKSLPMPMVIGALKRLELLQTKPELKANLWKIVDALQSGLKERGFDIGVTESPVTPVYMHGGVIEATSLVMDLRENYGIFCSVVIYPVIPKGDILLRLIPTAVHTLDDVKETLDAFDACREKLVKGHYKQDKFPVIPKGL, encoded by the coding sequence ATGGATATTTTCGAAAAAGTAAAAGCAGACAGAGGACCTATAGGTCAATATCAAAAGCAAGGACATGGCTATTTTGCATTTCCAAAGTTAGAAGGTCCCATTCAACCAAGAATGATTTTTAACGGAAAAGAGGTATTAACCTGGAGTTTAAATAATTATTTAGGATTGGCAAATCACCCCGAAGTTCGCAAAGCCGATGCCGATGCAGCAGAAAAATTTGGCATGGCTTATCCCATGGGAGCGAGGATGATGTCTGGTCAAACTAAATATCATGAAGAACTTGAACGCAAATTGGCAAAATTTGTAGGAAAAGAGGATGCTTTTCTTTTGAACTATGGCTATCAAGGCATGGTTTCTATAATTGACTCAATGGTTGATCGTAATGACGTGATAGTTTATGACAGCGAATCACACGCTTGTATTCTCGATGGTATGAGACTTCATATCGGAAAACGTTTTGTTTTTCCTCATAATGACATGAGTAGCCTTCGCAAACAGTTAGAACGAGCAACAAAATTAGTTGAAAATACCAATGGCGGAATTTTAGTTATTACCGAAGGTGTATTTGGTATGGCTGGCGATTTGGGAAATTTGAAAGAAATTGTCGCCTTGAAAAAAGATTTCAAATTCAGGTTACTCGTTGATGACGCGCATGGCTTCGGCACAATGGGTAAAACAGGAGCAGGAGCTGGTGAACATTATGGAGTGCAAGATGAAATTGACCTCTACTTTGCCACATTCGCTAAATCAATGGCAGGCATAGGAGCTTTTATTGCTGCTGAAAAAGACATAGTTGATTATTTGCGCTACAATATGCGCTCGCAGACATTTGCAAAATCATTGCCAATGCCTATGGTTATTGGAGCTTTAAAACGATTAGAACTCTTACAAACAAAACCAGAGCTAAAAGCTAATCTTTGGAAAATAGTAGATGCCCTACAATCAGGTTTAAAAGAGAGAGGATTTGATATTGGCGTGACAGAGTCGCCGGTAACACCAGTTTATATGCATGGAGGCGTTATCGAGGCGACTAGTTTGGTAATGGACTTACGAGAAAATTACGGAATATTTTGTTCGGTTGTAATATATCCTGTAATACCTAAAGGTGATATTTTATTGAGATTAATTCCAACCGCAGTGCATACTTTAGACGATGTTAAAGAGACACTTGATGCGTTTGATGCATGTCGTGAAAAACTTGTAAAAGGACATTATAAACAAGACAAATTCCCTGTTATACCAAAAGGTTTATAA
- a CDS encoding DUF368 domain-containing protein encodes MREYFLAFIKGIGMGAANVIPGVSGGTIAFITGIFERLVNALKSFNFTAIKLFFTGKFKEFAKHIDLYFLLSVFLGIGISIITFAKLLQYLFENYEVMVWAYFFGLILASVYYVGKTISKWTWSVITVFIIGFVIAFAFTMLTPAQETNTVPYNFFAGAIAACAMILPGLSGSFVLLLMGNYQLIMIDSVSNFDFSVLIPVVIGAVLGIIAFSYFLSWIFKKYKDQTISLMTGFILGSLAVIWPWKNVVSTYIDKYGATRPLKTINVMPETYGTYNNTDPHLWQAVLLMILGIITIVVIEYIAAKSKKQSKSE; translated from the coding sequence ATGCGTGAATATTTTTTGGCCTTTATTAAAGGCATAGGAATGGGAGCTGCAAACGTAATCCCAGGAGTTAGTGGGGGTACTATAGCATTTATAACAGGAATATTTGAACGCCTGGTAAATGCATTAAAGTCCTTTAATTTTACGGCTATAAAATTGTTTTTTACAGGGAAATTTAAAGAATTTGCAAAACATATTGACTTATACTTCTTACTATCAGTTTTTTTAGGAATAGGTATTAGTATTATTACTTTTGCCAAGCTACTACAATATCTGTTTGAGAATTATGAAGTAATGGTATGGGCATATTTCTTCGGACTTATACTAGCGTCAGTTTATTACGTTGGCAAAACTATCTCTAAATGGACATGGAGCGTTATAACCGTGTTTATTATAGGTTTTGTTATTGCATTTGCATTTACGATGTTAACCCCTGCACAAGAGACAAATACAGTACCCTATAATTTCTTTGCTGGAGCAATTGCTGCTTGTGCCATGATTTTACCAGGATTGAGTGGTTCATTTGTTCTTTTGTTAATGGGTAACTATCAGCTTATTATGATAGACTCTGTCAGCAACTTCGATTTTTCAGTGTTAATTCCAGTAGTTATTGGAGCTGTTTTGGGAATTATAGCTTTCAGTTATTTCCTTAGCTGGATATTTAAAAAATATAAAGACCAAACAATATCTTTGATGACAGGTTTTATATTAGGTTCGTTAGCCGTAATATGGCCCTGGAAAAATGTAGTAAGTACATATATTGACAAATATGGCGCAACACGACCACTAAAAACTATAAACGTTATGCCTGAAACTTATGGAACATATAATAATACAGATCCACATCTTTGGCAGGCTGTACTATTAATGATACTCGGCATAATAACAATAGTTGTAATAGAATATATAGCTGCAAAATCAAAAAAGCAATCTAAATCAGAATAA